TGCAAAAGCCCATGACTCCCTAGGCTATTTTGGACCATATAATATGAAGTTAATTCTGGTAGAAGACCTCTACCGCGTGATTTGCGATGTCAAAGCAGTGAATCCCAATATTCCTTATTTTCTGATTGGACATTCCATGGGGTCTTTTATCTCTCGGCTTTTTCTACAAAAATATAGTCACATGGTCTCCGGAGCCATTCTCTCCGGTAGCGCCGATCATTCTTTTGTAATTGATTTTGGAAAATTATTGAGCCCCCTATTGACTAAGCTCAGTCGTCCGCAAGCGACCAATTTCTTTTTGCACCGTTTCTTATTTGGTGGTCTTTTTACCCAATTTAAACGCCAGCCTAGTGAGCGCGATTTACGGATCTTGAAATATTGGTACCCTCAACCAGAAAAAGTAGACTATCCCCTGGATGGTTTTCCTTTTACTAATGATGGCTTTTGGCATTTAATTAGGTTAGTCGACTCCGCTACCAAAAAAGGTTGGGCCAAGACGATTAACCCCCATCTCCCCCTTTATTTTATGAATGGAGCCAATGATTTTTTGCTTGGTCCAAGCAAAAAACTTTCTGGGGCCTACCAGGAATTGGAACAAGCTCATTTTCAAGATGTCATTTTTCAAATTTATGAAAAACGTGGTCATGAGCTTTTTCTTTATGACAATGAAGAAGTCGTTTACCGTGATATTCTGACTTGGA
This genomic window from Aerococcus sp. Group 1 contains:
- a CDS encoding alpha/beta hydrolase — its product is MYQEHYNLKSSHPDKHPLDYYSWTADHPKAIIHYVHGMSESAIRYQPMGEWFQSQGITFIAHDQVGHGPYAKAHDSLGYFGPYNMKLILVEDLYRVICDVKAVNPNIPYFLIGHSMGSFISRLFLQKYSHMVSGAILSGSADHSFVIDFGKLLSPLLTKLSRPQATNFFLHRFLFGGLFTQFKRQPSERDLRILKYWYPQPEKVDYPLDGFPFTNDGFWHLIRLVDSATKKGWAKTINPHLPLYFMNGANDFLLGPSKKLSGAYQELEQAHFQDVIFQIYEKRGHELFLYDNEEVVYRDILTWTSQHSLPKQAN